A genomic segment from Aegilops tauschii subsp. strangulata cultivar AL8/78 chromosome 1, Aet v6.0, whole genome shotgun sequence encodes:
- the LOC141028211 gene encoding uncharacterized protein, with amino-acid sequence MDTRGGILLAWQDDVVAISHPTIGTHFINALVSPRDGSPHWWITGVYAPQDEAAKIMFLSDLHDMRATCNGPWLLSGDFNMIISPEDKNNGNLHHTSMRRFRHFIADEELRDIYLHGRRYTWSNEREAPTLEHIDRVLCTIGWELNHPSCMLRCLSSAASDHAPLIIDAMPRSSGHRRFHFERFWPKL; translated from the coding sequence ATGGATACACGTGGAGGAATCCTCCTTGCATGGCAAGATGACGTGGTGGCTATCTCCCACCCCACCATTGGCACACACTTCATTAACGCGCTTGTCTCCCCCCGGGACGGTAGCCCGCACTGGTGGATCACTGGCGTGTATGCACCTCAAGATGAGGCCGCCAAGATCATGTTCCTCTCGGATTTGCACGACATGCGCGCCACTTGCAACGGCCCGTGGCTCCTCAGTGGGGACTTCAATATGATCATTTCCCCTGAAGACAAGAACAATGGCAACCTCCATCACACCTCTATGCGACGTTTTCGGCATTTCATCGCCGACGAGGAACTTCGAGACATATATCTCCACGGCCGGCGCTATACATGGTCTAATGAACGCGAGGCTCCCACCCTCGAGCACATCGATAGAGTTCTCTGTACCATTGGCTGGGAGCTCAACCACCCGAGCTGTATGCTACGCTGTCTCTCCTCCGCCGCCTCGGACCACGCGCCGCTCATCATCGACGCTATGCCGCGCTCCTCCGGCCACAGGCGCTTCCACTTCGAACGCTTCTGGCCCAAGCTGTAG